From Solea senegalensis isolate Sse05_10M linkage group LG7, IFAPA_SoseM_1, whole genome shotgun sequence, a single genomic window includes:
- the LOC122772793 gene encoding CD82 antigen-like produces the protein MGKGCIKATKYFLFLFNLIFFLFGAVIMGFGLWLLLDNQSFIVVLNNSTPVKVACYILIGVGAFSMLMGFLGCLGAIYEVRCLLGLYFTCLLLILLAQIAAGALIYFQKEVLNVEMSKIVSKVLDNYPGNNSTTEQAWDFIQKNMECCGWDGRQDWSGNMVIINSSRLLFPCTCQNASLTSGNISDSGFCEALTPDWPVYDVGCAATVESWLLTNIGVVLGICLAVALIELLGMILSICLCRNIRNEDYTKVPKY, from the exons GGCTGCATTAAGGCGACCAAgtacttcctgttcctcttcAACCTCATCTTCTTC CTGTTTGGAGCTGTTATCATGGGCTTTGGACTTTGGCTGCTCCTGGACAATCAAAGCTTCATCGTTGTGCTCA ATAACTCCACGCCTGTCAAAGTGGCCTGCTACATCCTGATTGGAGTCGGAGCCTTCTCGATGCTCATGGGCTTCCTCGGCTGCTTGGGTGCTATTTACGAGGTCCGCTGCCTGCTCGGCCTG tacttcacctgcctcctcctcatcctcctcgctCAGATTGCCGCCGGCGCCCTCATCTACTTCCAGAAGGAGGTG TTAAATGTGGAGATGTCCAAAATTGTCTCAAAGGTGCTAGACAATTACCCCGGCAACAATTCCACCACGGAGCAAGCCTGGGACTTCATCCAGAAGAAT ATGGAGTGCTGTGGCTGGGACGGCCGTCAGGACTGGAGCGGTAATATGGTCATCATCAACAGCTCCCGGCTGCTGTTCCCCTGCACCTGTCAGAACGCCTCCCTCACCTCTGGAAACATCTCTGACAGCGGCTTCTGTGAGGCTCTGACGCCTGACTGGCCCGTATACGACGTG GGTTGTGCCGCCACCGTGGAGAGCTGGCTCCTCACGAACATCGGGGTCGTGCTGGGAATCTGCCTCGCAGTGGCGCTTATTGAG ctgctggGGATGATTCTGTCCATCTGCCTGTGCAGAAACATCCGCAATGAGGATTACACCAAAGTGCCAAAGTACTGA